A section of the Glandiceps talaboti chromosome 8, keGlaTala1.1, whole genome shotgun sequence genome encodes:
- the LOC144438788 gene encoding sialin-like gives MDARHVLATWFFLGMVNAHCIRNNINVAIVAMVNTTGQSEDRYQTAYECGLVDNETEYEYVDEYGDFFWSSTQQGLLLGAFYYGYALTQIIGGWMERKFGGRMVYGISSLLGALLNLLNPAAAWAGFWAIFTCRVLQGFFQGPLFPSHHGMWGKWSPPLERTKLISFSQSGINWGSIIALTVSGVLATDVGWESCFYIFGVLNLIWCVFWFWLIWDSPNEHPRISEEERRHIVDSIETDVHQTSWKVPWKSIFSSLQVWGLTVGHFCNNWGNYTLLTSLPLYMDQILGFDIGASGFLSSLSSLAIWIFTVFYAWLADVARRNQIMSTLTVRRLLTSLGMFLPAVFLIMGGYIGCDRALAVTLITIAAGFSGIGTPGFKVNHVEIAPKYGGILFAITNTAGSVAGFMAPAFVGLLTEIENSRAQWQKVFWLSAAIYVIGGIAVLLTLKVDELDWAKDHDHPKTIDQEIQIDMDVYDNPDLKKMISESDGVQNGN, from the exons ATGGATGCTCGTCATGTACTTGCAACTTGGTTTTTCCTTGGAATGGTTAATGCACATTGCATTCGAAACAACATTAATGTAgcaattgttgccatggtaaacaCCACTGGACAAAGTGAAGACCGATACCAAACTGCGTACGAGTGTGGATTGGTGGATAATGAAACAGAATATGAGTATGTAGATGAA TACGGTGATTTCTTCTGGAGCAGTACTCAACAGGGTCTCCTTCTAGGTGCATTTTACTACGGTTACGCCTTGACTCAAATTATTGGTGGTTGGATGGAAAGGAAATTTGGTGGTAGAATGGTGTATGGAATAAGTTCGCTGCTTGGAGCATTACTGAATCTTTTGAATCCAGCAGCAGCGTGGGCAGGTTTCTGGGCCATTTTTACTTGCAGAGTTCTGCAGGGATTTTTCCAG GGACCTTTGTTTCCATCACATCATGGTATGTGGGGAAAGTGGTCACCGCCACTCGAGAGAACAAAATTGATCTCATTTAGCCAGTCAG GTATAAACTGGGGCAGTATTATAGCGCTCACCGTGTCTGGAGTCCTGGCTACTGATGTCGGATGGGAGTCTTGCTTTTATATCTTTG GAGTGCTGAACTTGATATGGTGTGTGTTTTGGTTTTGGTTGATATGGGATAGTCCAAATGAACATCCTCGAATATCCGAGGAAGAACGAAGACACATCGTGGATTCAATAGAGACTGACGTCCATCAGACA AGTTGGAAGGTTCCTTGGAAATCCATATTTTCGTCTTTACAAGTATGGGGTTTGACGGTTGGACATTTCTGCAACAATTGGGGAAATTATACACTATtaaccagtcttcctttgtatatgGATCAAATACTTGGCTTTGATATCGGAGCG AGTGGATTTCTGTCTTCGCTGTCATCCCTTGCCATATGGATATTCACCGTTTTTTATGCCTGGCTTGCTGATGTTGCTAGAAGAAATCAAATCATGTCAACATTGACAGTCAGAAGGCTCCTGACAAGCCTTG GTATGTTTCTACCAGCGGTATTTCTGATAATGGGTGGATATATTGGATGTGATAGAGCGTTGGCAGTGACACTCATCACAATCGCTGCAGGATTCAGTGGCATTGGGACTCCCGGTTTTAAGGTGAACCACGTTGAGATTGCTCCTAAGTACGGAGGCATTTTGTTTGCTATTACCAACACAGCGGGCAGTGTAGCAGGGTTTATGGCACCGGCATTTGTTGGACTTCTAACTGAAATAGAG AATTCGCGGGCCCAATGGCAAAAAGTGTTTTGGCTGTCGGCTGCGATATACGTCATCGGTGGCATAGCGGTTCTACTTACCTTGAAAGTGGACGAGTTAGATTGGGCTAAGGATCACGATCATCCAAAGACAATTGACCAGGAAATTCAGATTGACATGGATGTGTACGATAATCCCGAtcttaaaaaaatgatttctgaATCCGACGGGGTACAAAATGGAAATTAA